In one window of Nerophis ophidion isolate RoL-2023_Sa linkage group LG05, RoL_Noph_v1.0, whole genome shotgun sequence DNA:
- the LOC133553277 gene encoding mitochondrial basic amino acids transporter-like isoform X3, with product MFGLYKGIGSPMMGLTFINAIVFGVQGNVMRLLGQDTPANQFMAGAAAGAIQCIICCPMELAKTRMQMQGTGEMKSSKKTYKNSLDCLARIYKREGLWGINRGMVTTFIRETPAFGFYFLAYDVLTRYLGCEPEDRYMIPKLLFAGGMAGIASWLSTYPVDVIKSRLQADGVGGVNRYSSIADCVRQSVRMEGYMVFTRGLTSTLLRAFPVNAATFATVTLVLMYARGPQSAPEDCEAPQTQRSSL from the coding sequence ATGTTTGGTTTATACAAAGGCATCGGCTCACCAATGATGGGTCTCACCTTCATCAACGCCATCGTGTTCGGCGTCCAGGGGAATGTCATGCGTCTATTGGGCCAGGACACACCCGCCAACCAATTTATGGCGGGTGCAGCTGCAGGCGCCATCCAGTGCATCATCTGCTGCCCCATGGAGTTGGCTAAGACGCGCATGCAGATGCAAGGCACGGGCGAGATGAAGTCATCCAAAAAGACATACAAGAACTCTCTGGACTGCTTGGCTCGCATCTACAAGCGAGAGGGCTTGTGGGGAATCAACAGGGGCATGGTGACTACGTTCATCCGCGAGACGCCCGCCTTTGGCTTCTACTTCCTGGCATACGACGTGTTGACGCGCTACCTGGGATGTGAACCCGAGGACCGCTACATGATCCCCAAGTTGCTGTTTGCCGGCGGCATGGCGGGCATCGCTTCATGGCTCTCCACCTATCCTGTGGACGTTATCAAGTCGCGTCTCCAGGCGGACGGCGTGGGCGGTGTCAACCGGTACAGTAGCATTGCGGACTGCGTGCGACAGAGCGTGCGCATGGAGGGCTACATGGTGTTTACGCGGGGGCTTACCTCCACGCTGCTGCGGGCCTTTCCCGTCAATGCCGCCACTTTCGCCACTGTCACACTCGTCCTCATGTACGCGCGCGGCCCTCAGTCGGCGCCCGAGGACTGCGAGGCGCCTCAGACCCAGCGCTCCAGTCTGTAA